The Drechmeria coniospora strain ARSEF 6962 chromosome 02, whole genome shotgun sequence genome has a segment encoding these proteins:
- a CDS encoding C6 transcription factor, whose product MTTSAGKPSKEKHAYDSDSSDGLDTSLGLGIKLAYPVLLPPAPTAATSMTRKMKARICEVRPRPRPLHGLPPVSPLSPVPPVPLKLPVSSKMPHTLRSPPVVRPPVGTNAKRRTLRDRIEGWWDLGLLEKRQTLHGGLTKHRLHEDQNRQPLSDYLSSHRQPPLGIWGKPNMSLLRQLVSGSKIRSSEGCWTCRVRRKKCAENRPVCDTCRVLEITCYFQDEKPDWMDGGPKQREMGVRIKAQVKKQASSRRDRKYLEMLEAGTRSVNLDDNEPAHGPHGSQEPAEATPGMSGASDTDPSPRSLEMGSTPASTNTNGTSPREGPWHSQLFSRQADPDSTPDVDIHFLMIYLDYVFPYLFPHYRPPVLAGGRGWILDVIQSNRCVYHTAISLASAFFAIVLANGQEEHEECTARMVHNLESQLELGLKELQKEMRILNAGTAFDKQKGLVVMQSIIQMLFFEVATAKKDNWKMHLDAAIALFLQIVPRPEEWTETLNDLYTPKWPPPELGLRRPWSTNQAALRFFTATIMYIDVISSVTLGNAPRLYPYQPAVIPGCVTIPRGVEPVPAGPLFLEDFFGLSNYMVQALADVAALESWKRLQKQTGSLSVNELVSRGQVLSDAIKGGLQMLEAQAQAHEAAQPRFQLLVSDPITSDPQEHPTYQMIWLLATLSYLNVVISGWQPSNPEIRWSVAKATELLSQVPRGASLRALAWPFCLSGCLSPPEQQDAYRTMAQRLGPLQIFGTIKEAMEIMEKVWSIRGQIDESWDMCKCLNVLGHGVLLI is encoded by the exons atgacgaccTCGGCTGGGAAGCCGAGCAAGGAGAAGCATGCCTACGACAGCGACTCctccgacggcctcgacacTAGCCTGGGTCTCGGCATCAAGTTGGCCTATCCGGTGTTGCTCCCACCAGCccccacggcggcgacaagcATGACGCGCAAGATGAAGGCTCGGATTTGTGAAGTTCGTCCGCGGCCACGTCCGCTCCATGGCTTGCCTCCGGTGTCTCCTTTGTCTCCCGTCCCTCCCGTGCCTCTCAAGCTCCCCGTCTCTTCCAAGATGCCTCACACGTTGCGCTCACCGCCAGTTGTTCGCCCGCCGGTCGGGACCAACGCCAAGCGCAGGACGCTTCGAGACCGCATTGAGGGATGGTGGGACCTGGGGCTGTTGGAGAAAAGGCAAACGCTCCATGGCGGCTTAACGAAGCATCGAT tacatgaag ATCAGAACCGCCAACCTCTCTCCGACTACCTTTCATCGCATCGCCAACCACCATTGGGCATCTGGGGAAAACCCAACATGTCGCTTCTCCGGCAGCTCGTCTCCGGCAGCAAGATCCGCTCGTCGGAAGGCTGTTGGACATGTCGTGTGCGGCGCAAAAAATGTGCCGAGAATCGGCCCGTATGCGACACCTGTCGTGTGCTGGAAATCACCTGCTACTTTCAGGACGAAAAGCCAGACTGGATGGATGGCGGGCCGAAGCAAAGAGAGATGGGTGTCAGGATCAAGGCTCAGGTCAAGAAGCAGGCGAGCTCTCGCCGCGATCGCAAGTACCTCGAGATGCTCGAAGCGGGCACCCGATCGGTCAACCTCGATGACAACGAGCCGGCACACGGCCCTCACGGCAGCCAGGAGCCCGCGGAAGCCACGCCAGGCATGTCCGGCGCATCCGACACGGATCCGTCACCGCGCAGCCTCGAGATgggctcgacgccggcgtcgaccaACACGAATGGCACGTCGCCCCGCGAGGGCCCCTGGCACAGCCAGTTGTTCAGCCGACAGGCCGACCCGGACTCGACGCCGGACGTGGACATACATTTCCTCATGATCTACCTCGACTACGTGTTTCCCTACCTGTTTCCGCACTACCGTCctcccgtcctcgccggcggtcGAGGCTGGATCCTCGACGTAATCCAGAGCAACCGCTGCGTCTACCACACGGCCATCTCCCTCGCCAGCGCCTTCTTCGCCATCGTGCTCGCCAACGGCCAGGAGGAGCACGAAGAATGCACAGCCAGGATGGTGCACAATCTCGAAAGCCAGCTCGAGCTGGGGCTCAAGGAGCTGCAGAAGGAGATGCGCATCCTCAacgccggcaccgccttTGACAAGCAAaagggcctcgtcgtcatgcaGAGCATCATCCAGATGCTCTTCTTCGAGGTTGCCACGGCCAAAAAGGACAATTGGAAGAtgcacctcgacgccgccattGCCCTCTTCCTGCAGATCGTGCCGCGGCCGGAGGAGTGGACGGAGACGCTCAACGACCTCTACACGCCAAAGTGGCCACCGCCCGAGCTCGGTCTCCGACGGCCGTGGAGCACGAACCAAGCGGCGCTGCGCTTCTTTACCGCCACCATCATGTACATCGACGTCATCTCGAGCGTCACCCTCGGCAACGCCCCGCGCCTGTACCCGTACCAGCCGGCCGTCATCCCCGGATGCGTCACCATCCcgcgcggcgtcgagccCGTCCCGGCCGGACCTCTCTTCCTCGAAGACTTCTTCGGCCTCTCCAACTATATGGTCCAGGCCCTGGCCGACGTGGCGGCGCTGGAATCGTGGAAGCGGCTGCAGAAGCAGACCGGTTCGTTGTCGGTGAACGAGCTCGTCTCTCGCGGCCAGGTCCTCTCGGACGCCATCAAGGGCGGCCTCCAGATGCTCGAggcccaggcccaggcccaCGAGGCCGCTCAACCTCGGTTTCAGCTGCTCGTCTCGGACCCCATCACCTCGGACCCCCAAGAGCACCCGACGTATCAGATGATATGGCTGCTCGCGACCCTGAGCTATCTCAACGTCGTCATCTCCGGCTGGCAGCCGTCGAACCCGGAAATTCGCTGGTCCgtggcgaaggcgacggagcTGCTGTCGCAGGTCCCCAGGGGCGCGTCCTTGCGGGCCCTGGCCTGGCCCTTTTGCCTCTCCGGCTGCctgtcgccgccggagcAGCAGGATGCGTATCGGACCATGGCGCAGCGCCTCGGCCCCTTGCAGATATTCGGAACGATCAAGGAGGCCATGGAGATTATGGAAAAGGTCTGGTCCATCAGGGGGCAGATTGACGAATCATGGGACATGTGCAAGTGCCTCAACGTTTTGGGCCATGGCGTTTTGCTTATTTGA